In Kordia antarctica, the following proteins share a genomic window:
- a CDS encoding SRPBCC family protein, which yields MENDNQPKKPKKWKRILKYIGKGALILIGILFLYNWYWINSGSTEWQLEIDKDGVQIYSLKVPGDKVVKFRGVMKGKYTLSQLAAPHLKDHTLKTCIEWFPNCTGCEIIRPFDSIRQYDISLWTLDFPAPFQPRELLINTSVMQDENKVVTIDVVAVPNTIDHNEGKVRLERMHNVWKFTPLGNGMVECSQTQDVSFGGLFPFFMLNIIGVDANFEFMRDELPKFLEKEQYKNATFSFIEEQ from the coding sequence ATGGAAAACGATAACCAACCAAAAAAGCCTAAAAAATGGAAAAGAATCCTAAAATATATTGGAAAAGGAGCATTAATACTAATAGGAATCCTTTTCCTTTACAATTGGTACTGGATAAATTCAGGATCAACTGAATGGCAACTAGAAATAGATAAAGATGGTGTGCAAATATATTCCTTAAAAGTACCTGGAGATAAAGTAGTAAAGTTTAGAGGTGTAATGAAAGGTAAATATACGTTAAGTCAATTAGCAGCACCACATCTAAAAGATCATACTCTTAAGACTTGTATAGAATGGTTTCCAAACTGTACCGGATGTGAAATTATTAGACCTTTTGACAGCATAAGACAATACGATATATCATTATGGACGCTGGATTTCCCAGCACCTTTTCAGCCTAGAGAACTACTCATAAACACATCGGTAATGCAAGACGAAAACAAAGTAGTAACCATTGATGTTGTGGCTGTACCTAATACAATAGATCATAATGAAGGCAAAGTACGCCTAGAAAGGATGCATAATGTTTGGAAATTTACGCCGCTTGGAAACGGTATGGTAGAATGTTCGCAAACGCAAGATGTATCTTTTGGAGGTCTCTTTCCATTTTTTATGTTGAATATAATTGGTGTAGATGCTAACTTTGAATTCATGCGTGATGAATTACCTAAGTTTTTGGAAAAAGAACAATATAAAAATGCCACATTCTCATTTATAGAAGAACAATAA